The Silene latifolia isolate original U9 population chromosome Y, ASM4854445v1, whole genome shotgun sequence sequence ATCAATGAAGATAAATCTATCATTCCCCTAGGATACTACCTCAAATCCAATGATGTCTAAACTAATCCATAGTTTGTAATTGTCATCATGCTTTCGAAATAAAATCGAGGGCAACCTAGTAACACCAACCTACACAATCACCAACAAAGGAACTTTCAAAATCCCCTCACATTATTATCATACTAAATATCAGATCAACACCCATTATAATCACTAGAGTTATGTTAagcaatcaattgtttacatttagggTTGACCTTGACCGAGATTGAAGTTTTTCCAGTTTGATAAAGATTCCAGTGTTCGATGGTGATATCTATTGATTTCTCCAATTGTTTGAATATTTTCCATTAACACATCGTCTTGCGAATTAACATTCTATATTTTCGGGAATCTTAAAGCAATTAATGAATCAAGATGTTATGAATTGTATCGTTCAAGCTTGCCTTTCTCATTAGATTATCAAAGTTTATATAGTACAAGATATCCTATAAATTAGGATCATATCAAAACCAATATTGACTAAATCATTGACATACTAAACAAGATATGACTAGATAAGGCAAGATATTATACGGGCTAATATCTCGTcctaatacccccccccccctctcaaaCTGGAGCATGGAGGTCGAGAATGCCCAGTTTGCGGAGAAGATAGTTGAATTGGCTAACTCCCAAAGGCTTcgtaaaaatgtccgcaatttgttCATTAGTGGGCACATGGTACGGTTTGACGAGGCCTTCGGTGATAGCGTGACGAACAAAGTGACAGTCAATTTCAATGTGCTTCGTTCTTTCATGGAAAACCGGGTTCTGAGCAAGATGGATGGCAGATTGATTGTCGTAGAACAGACGCATAGAAGTGGAGAACGTAAGATCCAAAGTAGTAAGGAGACCTTTGAGCCATTTCAATTTACATACAGGTGCGGCCATTGAGCGATACTAAGCTTCACTAGAAGAGAGTGAAACCGTATGTTGTTTTTTCGTTTTCTAAGAGACCGGAGAGTCGCCAAGAAACACAAACCAGCCCTTCGCGGATCGACGTGACAAGGAGCAGGTGCCCCAATCAGAGTCACACCATCCGGACACCGTTAGAGAACTGTCAGACCAAAGTAAAACGCTCTGTCCCGGAATTCCTTTAAGATAACGCACTACTCGTTAGGCGGCCTCCATGTGAGCCATACGAGGGTGCTTGAGAAACCGAGACAGTACATGTACGTCGAAGGACAAATCCAGCCGAGTCATGGCCAAGTACACTAAGCGACCAACCAAGCGTCGATAGCGTTCGAGGTCAAGCAAGAAGAAGTTGTTGTCAGTGCTAAGTTTATGATTAATTTCCATGGGTGTGGCAGCTGGTTTAGCTCCCAAAAGACCGGTTTCGCTGATAATATCGAGAGTGTATTTCCGTTGTTTTAAATAAATACCATCAACACTACGAGCAACTTCGAGTCCAAGAAAGTATTTTAGCGGTCCCAAATCCTTCATGTGAAAACAACGATTCAAATAGTCCTTAAATGCCGTGATGGAGGGCGAGTCATTCCCAGCGATAACGAGATCGCCTACATAAATAAGGACATGTAAACGTACCTTATCGCGTGAGTAAGTAAAGAGCGAGTAGTTAGAATAAGATTGACGAAACCCATATTCACGTAAGGCACCGACTAATTTTGCAACCCAGCAGCGAGGAGCCTGACGAAGAGCATATAAAGACTTCTTTAGGCGACACACCTTGCCATCATGCCCCCGATGGAACCCGGGAGGGAGTTTCATATAGACTTCTTAATTTAAATCCCCATGTAAAAAAGCATTTTGCACATTCATTTTGATGCAATTCCCATTTCTTGACAGCGGCTACTGCTAGAAAAGTGCGTATGGTAACTATCTTAACGACATGAACAAATATTTCCCCATAATCAATACCTTCGACTTCATGATTGCCAAACACAACAAGACGAGCTTTGAGCCTTTCAATAGTGCCATCTAACTTATATTTGATCTTATTGACCCAACGACAACCAAGAGCTTTCTTGCCATGGGGAAGATCGGATAATTCCCAAGTACCATTGTTTTTGAGAGCGTTAATTTCTTCCTGCATTGCTTTACACCAACCATCGTCACGGATGGCAACGTGAAATGATGGAGGTTCGGTACCGGCAGTGACAGCTGTAAGGAAAGAACGATGCCGACTAGAGAATTTATGACAATTAACGAAATTTGCTAAAGCGTAAGGAGTACCTGAAGATGATGGAGCATATGTCGGTGAGCTAGGTGAAGATGGATTGTCGGTGCTAGTGAGAACATAGTCACGCAGCCTAGAATTTGGAATTTTGACCCGATGACCATGACCCATTTCATTCACAGCCGAGGCTTCCTGACCAGAGGACTCAGGGTCCGTCGTGACCTCTTCTACCGTGAGAGGACTAGAAGTCGAGGTGGGATCAGGCGTGGTGGGACTGGTGGGTGTAGGGGGTTCTTGTGAGGAGGTAGCCAAGTCATCATCATAAAGAAGGTCCGTTGGTTCAATTGGTGGAATAGGAGTACTGGAATCGGAAAATGGAAACTTGTCCTCATAGAAATGTACATCATGAGAGACAAGGAAAGTGTCTGTCTCGAGATCATAAACCTTCCAGCCCTTCTTATTATGAGGGTAGCCAAGAAAAATACATCGACGACTGCGAGGTTCAAATTTATCTCCACGAGTTTTCTGATTTTGAACAAAACAAAGGCACCCGAAGACTCGTAAATTAACATAAGAAGGTTGGACCCCGAGCAAGACCTCATAAGGCGTCCGATTAGCAAGAATAGTGGAGGGTGTTCGATTTTAATATGCAGCAGTAAGTATACACTCACCCCGAAATTTTGTAGGAAGATTACCCTGAAAAAGTAAGGCATGTGCAACATTGAGAATATGACGATGCTTACGTTCGATCCGCCCATTTTGTTGAGGCGTGCCTATGCAAAATGTCTGAAATTGGATACCCTGCTAAAAGAAATAATCCGCCATATGATTAAATTCATTCCCATTGTCACTGAGCACGACCTTGACCTGCTTAGAAAATTGTGTATGAACCATGGATAGAAAATTCATGAACATGTCGGTAACCTCTGTTTTTGCAAGCAAGAGATAAACCCAAACGGATCATGAATAATCATCCACAATCGTCAAAAAATATTTAGCATCACAGGACGAAGGAGTGCGATACGGCCCCCAAAGATAGCAATGTATTAAAGAGAAAATTTCAGTAGCGGTATTGTTACTTAAAGCAAAGCTATGACGAGATTGTTCAACAAGGTGACACACATCACACACCGAGCTTTTATTCAAATTAAAATTACGAACACAAGAAATAAATTGAACCACTTTGTCACCCGGATGGACAAGTCGACGGTGCAATAAATCACAAGTCCCCACCGTGCTCACAGTATGCACCGAAGAAGGCTTGTCCAGAGCACCGAGAAGTACAGTCCATCTTGCAGCTCACCGACTCCAATCATCATCCTCGAAGAACGGTCATGTATGAGACAAGAATCCTTAGCAAATTGTAAAGTATAATCAGCATCATTTGTTAATTGTGATACAGAGATTAAATTACAAGTCATATTGGGAATAAATAAAACCCGACGAAGAGTAATCTGATCACTGATGCACACGGTCTCCATTTTAGCGGCTAATATACGATGCCCATTAGGCAGCCCAACGGGTCGTGGAGGAATCACAGTACAATCCGTCAAGAGGGACAAGTCACCTGTGACATGGTTAGAAGCTCCGGTATCAATAATCCAAGATATACACTTACCAGACAAGCAATCCGAGGAGGTAATTGAAGCAGCAGTATGGACGACATTAGCGCGAACAAGCGAGTTAGTGCCCGAAGTGCTTGCACCAGACCCACCAGAAGCACTACTCACACCAGAACTGGCACTAAGACCTTTGCTTCGACGGAATTCAGCTAATGTGCGGGGCCGACTACCCCACCAATCTAGAAACTTGTTTAGTTTAATAAAGCAAGACTGAATATCGTGGCCATTAACATAGCAGTGAGTGCAAAACAGTTTACGCCGCTCCATTTTTTCTGCTCACGGAGAGCTTTCAAGTCGGCAGAGATCCGGGAAGCACCAGGTATGGCAAATGCCATAACATCGGACGCATCCGAGGAGGCCGAGGCATCACCCAGAAGCCAACTCTCGACCTGCAGTACGACGTGATACCCGCGATTGGGAGTGGGTAACGGGTCGAGTTGGAATTGTTGATTATGAAGGGTTCCGTAAAAACTAGGATCAAGACCCATAAAAAATTGATGAAGTCGTTCATTGTCAAGACGCTGAACAGCTTGGGACGAAATTTCACAGGTGCATCTACCACATTTACACGAGACAGGAGGCTTATGAATAGCAAGAGCATCCCATAGCAATTTTAATTTGCCATAGTACGTAGTAACTGACATACCTTTCAATTGCTTACAATTCCTGAGTTCTGTTTTGAGAGAATGACTGGTCGTACCATCAATGACCGTAGAGTGATCCTCCAAATCCTTCCATAATAAAGCCGCTTCCTTGACATATGGAACTCTGTAAGGACTGTGCCATCAATTGAATTTCGCAACCACTGAACAATGGTACAATTGACGACCTaccatttttcaaaaatttttttGTCAGTAGGTTGTTTGATAGATCTGTCACAAAAACCAAACTTGCGACGGGATTTGAGAGACATTCGCATAGAACGACTCCAGTCCTCGTAATTGGCACTTGTTAATTTAACATTAGAGATATTGATGCTTGGCACATCGTGGGAGCTAAGAAAATATGGTGATAGAGGGTCGATTTTGAATTCGGTGGAAGAAGTTTGGTCGACGCCGGCAGTCGACAtgataagaaaaaaaatgaagattAGGGTTTGAGAGAAAATATGTGTGACTGGCTCGATACCATGTTACGAATTGTATCTTTCAAGCTTGCCTTTCTCATTAGATTATCAAAGTTTATATAGTACAAGATATCCTATAAATTAGGATCATATCAAAACCAATATTGACTAAATAATTGACATACTAAACAAGATAAGACGAGATAAGGCGAGATATTATACGGGCTAATATCTCGGCCTAATACAAGATGTACGTTCTGCTTGCTATATTAAACAAATTGAATGTTAAGATAACCAAACTCAAGTATGATAAATCTAAAACCCATCTTACGCAAATACAAGAATCATTAAACTCGAAATTCATAAAGTTATGCTCCAATTTACGATAATATGCCATAAAATGAGATCGAATCGTAGCAGAAAAGAGAATAATTGAAACAATTTAGAAGATGAATCGTAATTAGAAAGCTTACATTTACGGCGGCATACTGGAATCCGCAATCAAATAACGAAGATGGTCCATAGAAGAAGAAGACGAACAGACTTCAATATATGGTAAATGAAGATGATCtgaaagatgaagatgaagatcgTCTGAAAGAAGACAAAAGGGCTTCGGCGgtgtatttttgatgaagatgaagataagCGGTGTGTTTTTTTGCAATAGGCTAAAGCAGTGTATTCTCGAAAGTTCATTTTTGCTTCCCGCCTAACTTTCACTAATCTATTTTAACCGCCTagtaaaaaaatacaaaaatcagGCAGCATTTGAGTATGAACGTTTCATTTAGTATTATAATAAGCAACACTTTTATAGAAACGATGCATTATAGAACATTATGCAACATTTTTATTAAAAGTGTTGCATAGCTAatttttttattgtaaaatgcAACACAATAACTAAGTGTTGCGGTCGAAATGTTGCAATAGATTAATTTTGTAGTAGCGGACCACGAACTCCTTGACATCGAACCAATCAACGTGTCAGGGCCCGTTTAAATCGGAGGCCTCGACGTCGTGGTTTATGTCCGCCGTACCCCGGATAAGGTTAAGTACGACCTTGCCCTTCGTTCATATCCTGATTACGCTTTTGCGAGTTGGATTCGACTTCAGTCCGTGCAGGAGCTTGTTTATCGTAATTTCGATATTCCTCTTGAGTCTGACATAGTGTGTGATCCTCTCGCTGGTTACACGTTGGTCTACTTGCATCATATGGAGTTCGGTCTTCGTTTTCCTTTGGACCCTTTCGTCGAGGAGTTCTTCTTTAGAGCGAATATGGCCCTTTGTCAGGTGACTCCTCGGTCCGTTCGGAACTTGGTCGCCTTTGCTTGCCAATCCCTCTTTGTTGGGTTGACACCTTATTTTGAGGTCTTCAATAGGTGTGTGGTCCTTAGGAAGGTGACCCCTACCTTGACCAAATCCTGGTATACTCTAGTGAAGGGTCTTGACTATCTTACCGTGTTTTCGGCATTGGACAGTATGAAGGATTAGAAATCTTGCTTCTTCTACATCAGGTGTCTTTCGGGTTGGAGGATTCCCGAGCATTTTAGGAACTACGTGCGACTCGATATGGATTACAAGAAGGCTGGTGCTTCTTCTCCTTTGGCTGCCCTCTCTGAAGAGGTGAAGGTGATGCTGTCCCTGTTCGAGCAGAGCCCTGATGCTAAGGCCCCTAAGCCGAAAGAATGGCTGCCTTTTGCTGATGTGATTTTGAGAGATGACTTCCTTTGTTGGGTGGGAATGGTTCCGACCCGTCGCTTAGGTACAGAAGGGTCGTTAACCGATCATCTTTCTTTTACTTTACTAACCATTGGGCTTTCCCTCTTTTTTTGTCTTCCTGATGCATGTATTTTGCATTGAAGAGCCTTGCGCTATGGAGTTCACGGTTGATGAACTCAGGATGATCGGGCTTTTGCCGAATCGAGATGTCCTTGAGCGGGTTCCTCCGATCAGGCACGATCTTAGGAAAATTATCCTTGACAAGTTGATAAGGCGTGCCGGCAGGGATAGGGAAGCGGCTTTAAACATGATTAGTCGGGGCCGGCGTCGGGTGCGTGTGACTCATTCGTTGGCATAGGCGGCGCCTCAATCTTTGGATCATGATCAAGGCGAGCCCTCGTCCGGGGTTCGACTTATGACCTTATCTCGTCGGACGGCTCAACCAGTTACGGGTCTGGTACCTATGCCTCTACTCTCTACCTCGGACATCCTGTAACAAACATCTCTTATGGGCCGACATATTTTGCCCCTCGCTCATCGGGAGGGGAAGTTGTCGCCGACCTTTTTCAGGGAGTTTTCGCTCGTGCCTCTGGGCAGAGTAGCCCTGTTGTCATAATTAGCTCTAAGTTTCGAGCCTGGGGAGCACATGGCTCAGAGGGTGCATTTTGTGTAGAAGGGGGTCCTTTTTGGTGAGAATCCTCTGCTAAATCTTGTTGGTGACGTGACTGGCCCTGAGTTATCTAGGTTCAACTGTTCGTCTATCAACTTGTCCGAATTTATGCTGGAGTCGGGTACGGTTGTTCCCGGCAATGATCAGATCGATTCTGCCCCTCTCGGGGGAATGCTTATGTCGGAAGCTGGCGGTCCTTCTTTGAGCTCTTTTGTGAAATACATGGGGCTTCCCAACCATCTTTCTCCGTGTCCCAGGCCTGCCGGGGACATCTTTGGCCGTATgtctaatactacggttttctatgtctatgggtactctattgagtggggcttactctgtcgcgtaaatatgtttttacgcaaaatagtagtctacctgatgggtactcgatcgagtacgtttggcactcgatcgagtaaggggcactcgttcgagtatgtcacttactcaatcgagttagtgtgttttacgggtgattttgacgggttttgttaataatgcgggattagtatataaagcctccgtcatctttcttaatctcttttatcattctaaaaacctcCTTTGGGAAcaaaagaagttacgtaagtgtgttcctcgcattgttaacaaatccccaaggcaaggagtgtcggatcatcttgttctttacgccgttgtgatccttgtgtcaagggtaaactttttatataatttttataatgtgttggtaaagttggttgaaaccctaattgggaaatttgggggttttggggagtatggttgatgttagattgtgattgtatgattgtatatttgataggaagtaattttagtgaaggacgatgttgattagctcattgtgacgatcttggttaTTGTtgtttcaggtagggtttccctactcagtattggatACATAagttgttggtgattgttgttgtgatgttgagtaattataatgttggattggttttggtgttgttgttagtatattgttgattgattgtgtaactgtctgtgatcttcgcggcgcgtccctggctgagtggagtcacttgcgggagtggcttcacgcccttgattcaccctctgtggaacccatCACAGAGGGGAAgggcacattaatgaacatgggtttatcactcgatggagatgagcggggatttggtgggtacggatgcggtcccctactggcggcgtggagtactcgTTACGATGGGTACTCTGGAGGGGCTACACacattagtgtgtagtcagttgtgtggagattggagatggagactggagattcTCTGAGCTGCTTGGACTGTTTTGTGTTcctgtttcattgtggcatttgttttatgtagtcagtactgaccccgtttaaatgttttaaaaaactgtggtgatccattggggggtggtgagcagttattgagctggtatgagacgatgcgcatgggatagctgggatgagtcatcacgttgcagtttagaagtcttccgctatgtcgAACATTGTGTAGTTGTTTAGTAGTAGACAGTTTTAAGAACCTTATATTTCTTTTTTACAGTTtttggagtttggcttgtatcacttaaacttatttactattaaagtacgttttgttgttctctattttattattattgcctcgggtaactgagatagtggcattctcataccttaagtggtcctattaaggcacttggagtatgggggtgtcacaaagtggtatcagagcgacgatcctgaaacctgtaactaatgaacctaatgaacatagggagtcaaactaaaatgaacccgggtaggaattGTAGGAGCTACTACAAAGACTTGGGatacgtcctaaagtcgcgaattcGCCCTAccattttgaaccggtcaccatgggatgtgagtcgggatcgctatgtgtttaccttgtgtgctACGTATTCATATAGTAATGAGTTatatgaatcggtggatgcatgtatatggaggataggagatgtgtagtgaaggaagatgatgatatgattatatatGTTATTGGTTGGATATATGAATGACATGATGGATGATTTATGATCTGGCTTAATAAGGaacatgtgaataggaatgttgtgtcgtatacgtatattgTGTTTGCATAAAGTCATATAATGAATTCATAtatttgtttactgttgtttcatatgcacatgttggatgaattaattggaaaagatggagtgacaattgcatgagaatatgaatttcgtaATTAAGAATATGTTTATGAGACGAAGTGGAGTTGTAATAgagttgtattagtaacatgggaacaggatttgtaatgtatgagtatgctttgctttacgaaaagttataaagttaaaacatgcgggtagtacatgattgataagttgaatattatatgagcatgatagatgttattgtttggttTTTGGTAGGTAGTAACAAGTGGTTAGGGATGGTGGTTTTAAAAGTATCGAGTCTCTTTTGttcaccttgttgatgtttaagttgtttgaaagagaaaatcaaatagttatgttgtctgtttatagagaggttatctttaaactgttataacttgagatgtatatatgattttgatgtgattccaattggaggtggtatcttgttcttttacaattctaacgataggttacgcgcctaaaatgaccaagaaacgagtcagttatgaccgttttacgaaaattggacagtgttgagaaatgcgtagggtactcgatcgagtggccctcactcgatcgagtgcacctcttgttactcgatcgagtaacccttactcgatagagtagccctggtaatttgttttacgtggcTATGACcttcaactactcgatcgagtaagtcactcactcgatcgagtgacctgtactcgatctagtgacccctgttttgggtcatatgtttacCTTTTGACTTTGTTGCCTAtgatgtttaattcaaaggtgttctttttcTTCCTTATGCATTGCTTTACATGTGtgtcggtcttgatgcgtaagttacccaattttatgATGTAAgaagtggcacctgtggtgaatATTAGTTCGATgggaaggacatgagttatatgtggttgtgataggtagtggaaataaaaaggaagattggtaagtcTTAtcaaggcatggagcatgttttgtcaGGTGTGATGAgttatatgattgtgtgttgagtaatgtaaaagttaGTGAATATGgtcaagggatgatgtgagtctaaggaacgtgagaatggaaagattgaaaggaaggatgtggataatggcaacttgagatgtgtaaagaattatgaacggagatggttaggaatcgtgtgggttaagaatatatgtagtgaaaggttGTTTTAGAGgtattgagaagagtggtatatagtgaacttaatggagacatgtcccGACGTCGagttgcagatagtgagtgagtttgggaatttgcattatcaagaggtgaaactaatgtgtgatttcttAGGGCAAGTAACGTTaggaaatgagttttgggattctagaAAAAAAAGGGGTGATTGGAgatcagtgtgagtgatagcatgagatggtctggactgattggaGATaaatgtgagtgatagcatgataagagaagatctatagtaagaaagagtgagatgatactgatatgaaataatgggatttgagttttagagcaatgagaaggtaaccggagcactaaagagttaggtagaaggaataaggagttgaaccaTTAATTGGTATAgttgagtgtaaagagataaGAAGGATAAAAATAAGGTGAGAAAGATGTCgatcggagttatgtgatatagaagtcagGAATCGTctagatgtatgatactatcataagggtgttagttaatggttatataggagtttcaggacaatatGATTAGTCATGCGTTTCGGggaattaaggaaaataagaagccgggtaaagaatttacatgatatgagatcttggtggtgagttgggtgacgatgcaattaaggatggaattgggagtagttttgaggtaaattttgttgatggatttgatgttaattatttgggatgttaaccaaagattggaaagaaaccgtgatgtttagagatgagtgtaataGGTTTGTTATAGGAGCAGTgggggtattgtggtgttgtcactagtggttaagggtgatgatagataagaaggatagcaattctaaagaggtttaTTTTGTAGAGGCTGGATTGATATGTACGTTTgagaggaagtataagatgtggttatatgagacgggtgctagtagttgaatattaatggtatggttatacatGGCAAGAGGTGATggtatgcgaatgggaaaatatgttatgaggagcatacgagttaagctcgggcgagaggtaacctttatcaagtggtaacttacgtgatcaggatttaTTAGTttgatgtgattatgggtctatgatgtgtataagcgtttgtgtgaggttctgacctcacgataagtggtatggtgtgatagtcataaagttgttatctaaatgttctgtaatatatgttggatacggtaacctaatggaatgatgttcaaaagtgatagtttgggtgatcgggcatggctagttatacttgtatgtgtattcctgatatatgtttattccataaAAAGGTaaggatgatattcatgagattcttgtctgtttattccgtataatatgttgtgttatgagcCAGTAAAGCAGCTTTCTGTAAGatttcttgtccggaaagttatattgatttagtgtttatgggaattgtatgtggttgtgatgtctatagatgtggttgttgtgcctcgggtggtgaaatgggcacggtacttcgtgttgtgatgcgggtattttcccGCTGCAGTGCaactgttggtggcggtgttgcgatgtcgtcaccggttgtggtggagtaggcgggatgaatacgattcgagttttgaaagtacataccagttatacatagattgttgttttctttgatgttgcttcctgtgagtttcgggcTGTACATATAgatggttgttttgtttattgatgtttcttaccagttctagtttgggagtaagggtagagtatgatatggaagagatttgtttatgttttcgttgttgttgatgcgtgtcctaaatatgatgttttacaccctattttacacgcatttcagagctcaattatgtagtttatgctactattttccttatttccgtctattttcgtgtttttgtgtattattgcagaaatgtgaagaattcagcggaaaatgagccgaatccgtccccgagtatttatcatagaacctgacatgaagtagtgactcgagagatgaacttggtgcgcgtttcaaggcctaaaagatagcaaaagcatgggtgcgtacgagtttaacaagcaaagaagcacttcacgatattgcagcctgcttcagatggcaatatctcgagttatatatcttataatcgagtgattccaattggagatgaaagcttatcctcttagctttccaacaccgcATAGAAcgtctgatttgaccaagtaatgaAGAAATTCCAGCTGTTTTaatatcggtgcgcgctgcagaatttaTCAGAAGTTACTGTACAgcgcctatggtcgatcgactgttctcattggtcgatcgaccaccccacgagctgacgcgcaaattaaaagacgaggaagcccattgtaattaggtttaggaataggttacgttatttttcctatataacgtaactttacctGCTGCTTGACGGATCTATCATTCTTTAGCTTAGTTAATTTC is a genomic window containing:
- the LOC141627739 gene encoding uncharacterized protein LOC141627739, with protein sequence MSVTTYYGKLKLLWDALAIHKPPVSCKCGRCTCEISSQAVQRLDNERLHQFFMGLDPSFYGTLHNQQFQLDPLPTPNRGYHVVLQVESWLLGDASASSDASDVMAFAIPGASRISADLKALHWWGSRPRTLAEFRRSKGLSASSGVSSASGGSGASTSGTNSLVRANVVHTAASITSSDCLSGKCISWIIDTGASNHVTGDLSLLTDCTVIPPRPVGLPNGHRILAAKMETVCISDQITLRRVLFIPNMTCNLISVSQLTNDADYTLQFAKDSCLIHDRSSRMMIGVGELQDGLYFSKTRGDKFEPRSRRCIFLGYPHNKKGWKVYDLETDTFLVSHDVHFYEDKFPFSDSSTPIPPIEPTDLLYDDDLATSSQEPPTPTSPTTPDPTSTSSPLTVEEVTTDPESSGQEASAVNEMGHGHRVKIPNSRLRDYVLTSTDNPSSPSSPTYAPSSSGTPYALANFVNCHKFSSRHRSFLTAVTAGTEPPSFHVAIRDDGWCKAMQEEINALKNNGTWELSDLPHGKKALGCRWVNKIKYKLDGTIERLKARLVVFGNHEVEGIDYGEIFVHVVKIVTIRTFLAVAAVKKWELHQNECAKCFFTWGFKLRSLYETPSRVPSGA